In Neovison vison isolate M4711 chromosome 11, ASM_NN_V1, whole genome shotgun sequence, one genomic interval encodes:
- the LOC122889815 gene encoding acyl-CoA-binding domain-containing protein 7-like, with protein sequence MSLQADFDRITKDVRKLKTRPDDEELKELYGIYKQSIVGDINIECPGMLDLKGKAKWEAWNFQKGQSKEDAMSAYISKAKELIEKYGI encoded by the exons ATGTCTTTGCAG GCTGATTTTGATAGGATCACAAAAGATGTGAGGAAGCTGAAAACAAGACCAGATGATGAAGAACTGAAAGAACTCTATGGGATCTACAAACAATCTATAGTTGGAGACATTAATATTG AGTGTCCAGGAATGTTAGATTTAAAAGGCAAGGCGAAATGGGAAGCGTGGAACTTCCAAAAAG ggCAGTCGAAGGAAGATGCCATGAGTGCCTATATATCTAAAGCAAAAGAGCTGATAGAAAAATATGGAATTTAA
- the LOC122889824 gene encoding loricrin-like: MAVALVAAALSAAAQAVLAAAAAAVQTTVWAGKRHWRRQLGCTSGNRLGVHGSSSGSGGGGGVSSSGGADSGGDADCVGCTSGVGYTRGGSGADGSNADGGGGCASGGSGSSSEGQQLRKGREGQNDQRTCCRERLLGFEHLHLQKLR, from the exons ATGGCGGTGGCTTTGGTGGCGGCGGCATTGTCGGCGGCGGCGCAGGCGGTGTTGGCTGCGGCAGCGGCCGCGGTACAGACGACGGTGTGGGCGGGCAAGCGGCATTGGCGCAGACAGCTGGGCTGCACAAGCGGCAACCGCTTGGGCGTCCACGGCTCcagcagcggcagcggcggcggcggcggcgtcaGCAGCAGCGGTGGAGCAGACAGCGGCGGCGACGCAGATTGCGTCGGCTGCACAAGCGGTGTTGGCTACACAAGAGGCGGCTCCGGCGCAGATGGCAGCAACGCAGATGGCGGCGGGGGCTGCGCAAGCGGCGGCAGTGGCAGCTCCAGCGAGGGccagcaactgaggaagggcagag AAGGCCAGAATGACCAGAGAACCTGCTGtagagaaaggcttttggggtttGAGCATCTGCACCTTCAGAAGCTGCGTTGA